CCCTTAATCCTGTAAGTGTTCGACGTTATTACATGGACAGTTCATGCTTTCCTCTGTTAGCTTCCATCTCTTATCTTTGTCCTGATCAGAAACAAAAACAAGCCTTGGCCAAGCAGCTAAATCTCCGGCCGCGGCAAGTGGAAGTATGGTTCCAGAACAGGAGAGCAAGGTGTGAGCGCAGCGATCGTAGCTCCTTGCACAGATCTATTGCTCTCTCATTGTATCCATCTCCTCTATCCATGTTTTGGTTATAGGACGAAGCTCAAGCAGACAGAGGTGGATTGCGAGATCCTCAGGAGGTGCTACGAGAAGCTGACCGCGGAGAACCAGAGGCTACGGAAGGAGTTGCAGGAGATGAAGTCTCTCAGATTCTCAGCGCCGTCGCCGCTGTACATGCAGATCCCGGCGGCCACCCTCGCGCTGTGCCCGTCCTGCCAGAGGATTAATGGCTCCGAAGCTGGCAGTGATGCAGCACCGAAGCCTGGTCTCTTCCTTAATCCCATCACACATCCAGCTCCATGTTAACGTACTTCAGAAACCCACAACCTCTCTTTTTTTCCTGGGGATTGTGAGTTACCTTTCAGCTGCTCTGGGTTGAATTATGTCATCTAAATGCTTGTTTAATCTATAcgactctgtgtgtgtgtgtgtgtgatctgTTAGTGAATCCAATTCTCATGATCATTTTTAATAGATTTATCATATTGAAATCTGAGAAATCATGTTATAGAAATAGCAACCGAATCTAATTATGGTTCTTTAGAGAGAGAAATCTTTAGAAGAAAAGAAGCTCATACATTAGTGATGAGTTAAAGTGAAAGCTTAGACTGAAACGCGAATGTTTGCGTTGGACATACTGAGACTATCATCTCTCTTTATCCCTCCATGCTTTCCCTCTTTCGTGTCTGGTTTGGGAATGAACTGTTGATTGGAAGAACTCTTGGTGGAGAGGTTTGTGAAGCACATGCGATGTATGGAGCGCAGCACAAAAGAAACATGATGTATACTTGTGTTGAGGTatgtgaagtatatatatatatatatatacatcttgaTTTGTGATTAGGGTTGGCTCGTGTCATCCTTCCAAGAAGGAAGGGAGAGGGAGAGGTTTGTGGGTCAAATAAAGAAGCTTTTCTTTATCTTCGCACCATGCATGAGTGGTGGGAATCTGGAGCCCACCGATGGGTCACACGTCCATGTGGTGACATGGCCCTTCTCCCTGCACGGTGGGTCCCACAAGTTGAGGTCCATACGAAGTTGTTCTCGTCCCCTTCGAATCAGCCTCCTGTCTCTTCGGGAGGGCCCCACGAACCAATTGGCTCCTCCCTATGCACATGTTCGGCTAGTTCCCACTACTATATGCTAATTCTTTGATGTGGCCCCACCTGGTGGATCACACCTCCATCTGAGGATTTCCACAAAGCTTTATCTTTGATAAATACGTTTTTGAATTTTATGAAGATTCTTATTCTTCGATGTGGGCCCACCTGGATCACAACCTTTGCTCTTGTATGTTCATAATGTTGGACCATAATATCTAGGTTTCTTTGTATAAAGACTGATATTTGTGATGGTGGAACAACACAGTTAGatcaataaatattaaatataaaattctactatatatttttcatccttatTTCTTGACaaacctaatatatatatatatatatatatatatatatatatatatatatatatatattaacgacatcatcttttttttttctcctcgtcgCATTAGACAAGGAGAAGACCCACAATCAGGTTAATACCATCCGATAATAGACGGTCTACGTACCGATCTGTTGATGGGCCAGTACATATCGTTcaagataatattatttaaaattaaaatctttagtatatatatagtattttcaatctaaatcatcattttttgttaAGTGGTGAAGGCAGATTTTGATCTCATACTGATCTGAAGCTAGTTATAAAATAGATCTTCAAAGCTAAGCAAGAAAGAAGGAATGCAATGACACTTTTCCTCTTCGGGGTTTTTACATGTCTAAAGTTCGAAATAACAAATTTCTGTCCCCAATATATACACCTACCATTAATGGTCATGCAAAACACTCGAGCTAACCTTTATCAATCATGATTAGCAGTTGTTAGTTCGGATTTATGTTATTAACGTCATTACTGTCCCAAGAAAATTTCTGTACCATATATTACTATCAATTAGAGTTTCAATATTGCAACTTTAATGGTCAATTGACCGAGTTTACCTATGAAGACATACAAGTAATTTGGGAGGGATATACATGGAATTTTTGCTTCGCCATATGATTGGTGGCTACTTACCAAATATTTCAGTGGGCTTCAGAAATCTCCATATCACATACACTGTGCTCTGAGTGCATGATGACAAAGGAGATTACTTGGATCCTACAAGGGTGAAGGGAGAGACTTTATGTCAGATTCACTAGGAAAGGCTAtgtaatcatgatcttaattattTTGATTGGGACAGCATGATCTTGAAGTGGTCCAAAGTCTAGCAATCATCATAGCTAAGTTCTGATGGATCAGGCAATGATTGATGTGCCAAGCTCTAAATTGCCACACAAGAGAAAATATGTATGACATAAAgaatatctatctatatatatataataaaacaaaataagtTCATGATAATGTTAAAGTTATAGGTTATTtagtaaaaataattaattatttgggtttttgaAAACACTATAATATATAGTCAAGAAAACCATGTGTTGTTTTCAGAAGACAAAACATCATTTGGGTCTGACCAGACTTGGTGCATAAGGGTTACACATTAAGTATGTCATCTCTAACGTTGATTAAACAACCATTatagcttcttgaaatatgttggATTGTTTTCATATGCCCTTTATAGCtcggattttgtttttttttggtaTGCACTTTATAGCTTTCTCACGCTTATTGTTAGGTTTTTATGTTAAAGTGAAAGACATGTGTTTTCATATAAAAGACACAAAAAAGACATGTTTACGACCAAGCTAAGACTAACGATTCAAAAGAAACATGCTTGTTATCTTTATTATTGTGTTGTAAGTAATTATGATTTGAACCTGTCCTTAATGTGATTCGATTTGACCCCGACCCAAATCGATTAAGAACCGATCTCCAATTAAGTCAACGATTCAGCTAGTTCCAAAGACGATTGAAATTGAAACTAATATTTTGATTCAATTTCAATATaacgaaaaaaagaagaagacaaatATGAATTATATGGTGCAATGATTATTAACACATTAAATTTAGAGTCAAAGGGCATAAATTCAAAATTTGAtaattctttttaatattttaatcaatCGGAATCAacatcctttttttatttttctaatcaaTCCGAATCAATGAATCCAAACTATTGTTTTTGAAACCAGAACCATGGTTAGGCCTACATGCATCTCACTAATTGATGAACACACATCATCTTCACTCAGAGATTGGCCATAAGGTTCAGATCTatcttcatgtttttttttttttgttgcaattTATAGGTAAATTGTCCTAAAATATAACAAACTAATCTTCAAATACTTATCTTCCACCCACAAATGATGCACAGGTCTTTACAACACCTACTCGTAAAAGGTCAGTCAATTTGTAATATTACACATGTCTGAAAAACCTATAAAAAAAAACAAGATGCTGATTGAACGAAGAGTAAAACATTATCATCCCCTTAAAAGGACACAAATGAGCCGAACAAGCAGAAAAAACAGTTTAAGAAATTTATTAGTTCAAAAGAAGTACCAGTAAGTTTTCGACGATGCACAACACAAAAACTATGTGTTTGGGTAGTAAAACTGCATCAATTAACTTTTTTAAAAACATTTTTGGTGATACAAATTAAATTTCTATTAACTAAAAAAAAGCATCAGTTTTCATCCAAACCAATAGACATTATTTGATCAGCAAGCACAAACAAAATCCATTAACAGAGTCAATATTTTATGCAGAGTATTTGCTTTTAAGAATCATTGAAATAAGGCATCAACAAGTGTGAAAATTTACAAATTATAAACGTATGATTAAAACAAGAAGAAATTTACCCTTGTCAACAATGAATGATCTTGATATAATCTTGAAAGCAGTACTTTTCCATGATGTATGTGCCATAATGTCCTTTAAATCTGTATTCACCTTGGGCATCAATGTCATCATCAGCATGAGATAACCATTCTTTGTACAGAGCAAGATACCTTTGCCAGCTTCATTCATGTTACCCATAGCATCAATCAAATGAGAATGATCCCTGCAAATAAACAGTTCTCATATACACCTAAATTTTGATCTCAGCTATACAAacttttacatattattttccaGTCATC
The DNA window shown above is from Musa acuminata AAA Group cultivar baxijiao chromosome BXJ2-4, Cavendish_Baxijiao_AAA, whole genome shotgun sequence and carries:
- the LOC135609299 gene encoding homeobox-leucine zipper protein HOX19-like, with protein sequence MLENRFKEHTSLNPVSVRRYYMDSSCFPLLASISYLCPDQKQKQALAKQLNLRPRQVEVWFQNRRARTKLKQTEVDCEILRRCYEKLTAENQRLRKELQEMKSLRFSAPSPLYMQIPAATLALCPSCQRINGSEAGSDAAPKPGLFLNPITHPAPC